A single Phragmites australis chromosome 4, lpPhrAust1.1, whole genome shotgun sequence DNA region contains:
- the LOC133917022 gene encoding CBL-interacting protein kinase 9-like isoform X2: MAEAAAGRKTRVGPYELGKTIGEGSFAKVKLARHSRTGDVYAIKVLDRNHVLRHKMIEQIKREISTMKLIKHPNVVQLHEVMASKSKIYMVLEFVDGGELFDKIVNSGRLGEDEARRYFHQLINAVDYCHSRGVYHRDLKPENLLLDLNGSLKVSDFGLSAFSPQTKEDGLLHTACGTPNYVAPEVLADKGYDGMAADVWSCGIILFVLMAGYLPFDDANLMKLYTLICKANVSCPPWFSSGAKKLIKRILDPNPHTRITIAEMLEDEWFKKDYKPPHFEQGEGVSLDDVDAAFNDSEGTS, translated from the exons AtggcggaagcggcggcggggaggaagACGCGGGTGGGGCCCTACGAGCTGGGCAAGACCATCGGAGAGGGCAGCTTTGCCAAGGTCAAGCTCGCTCGCCACTCCCGCACCGGCGATGTCTACGCCATCAAGGTGCTCGACCGCAACCACGTCCTCCGCCACAAGATGATTGAGCAG ATCAAACGGGAGATTTCGACAATGAAGCTAATCAAACATCCTAATGTGGTCCAGTTGCATGAG GTTATGGCTAGCAAATCAAAGATATACATGGTTCTTGAATTTGTTGATGGAGGCGAGCTATTCGATAAGATC GTTAATTCTGGGAGGCTAGGAGAAGATGAAGCAAGGAGATACTTTCATCAACTTATAAATGCAGTTGATTATTGCCATAGCCGAGGAGTGTACCATAGAGACCTGAAG CCAGAGAATCTGCTTCTCGATTTAAATGGATCTCTTAAAGTTTCAGACTTCGGCCTGAGTGCATTTTCACCACAAACAAAA GAAGATGGACTTCTGCATACTGCTTGTGGAACTCCAAACTATGTTGCACCTGAG GTGCTTGCCGATAAAGGTTATGATGGTATGGCTGCTGATGTATGGTCCTGTGGCATAATCTTATTCGTCCTTATGGCTGGATATTTACCATTTGATGACGCCAATCTAATGAAGCTATACACATTG ATCTGCAAGGCAAATGTTTCTTGTCCGCCATGGTTTTCTTCGGGTGCAAAGAAGCTCATTAAGCGCATTCTCGATCCTAATCCTCATACG AGGATAACAATTGCAGAAATGTTGGAAGATGAATGGTTCAAAAAGGATTATAAGCCACCGCATTTTGAACAAGGTGAAGGTGTTAGCCTTGACGATGTTGATGCTGCATTCAACGATTCAGAG GGCACCTCTTGA